One window of Fusobacterium polymorphum genomic DNA carries:
- a CDS encoding PTS sugar transporter subunit IIA has protein sequence MGLFDIFKKKEKTIVTIYSPINGKVIELKEVPDEAFAQKMVGDGCAIEPDKGSICSPIEGQLMNIFPTNHAIIFETIDGLEMIVHFGIDTVKLDGKGFQKLREPGPIKVGDEIVKYNLDEIKDNVPSTRSPIIINNMEKVEKIEVLSLGKIVKIGEPIMKVTLK, from the coding sequence ATGGGATTATTTGATATTTTTAAGAAAAAAGAAAAAACTATAGTTACTATATATTCACCAATTAATGGAAAGGTTATTGAACTTAAAGAAGTTCCTGATGAAGCTTTTGCTCAAAAAATGGTAGGAGATGGTTGTGCTATTGAACCAGATAAAGGTAGTATTTGTTCCCCTATTGAAGGTCAACTTATGAATATTTTTCCAACTAATCATGCTATTATATTTGAAACAATTGATGGTTTGGAAATGATAGTTCACTTTGGAATTGACACAGTTAAATTAGATGGAAAAGGTTTCCAAAAATTAAGAGAACCTGGTCCAATAAAAGTTGGAGATGAAATTGTTAAATATAATCTTGATGAAATAAAAGATAATGTTCCTTCAACAAGAAGCCCTATTATTATAAATAATATGGAAAAAGTAGAAAAAATTGAAGTTTTATCATTAGGAAAAATAGTAAAAATAGGTGAACCTATTATGAAAGTTACTTTGAAATAA
- a CDS encoding murein L,D-transpeptidase catalytic domain family protein produces the protein MKLFKSIFILIFYFIFSLTLFAEVKFLNDFNLNIKKKFSDSDIKLMYTELCLNDKVSFSCFNNAMHGLEKIEDLEFFNNSNDNLLVIVDYTKPSTEERLFVIDLRKKQLLISSLVTHGRGTGGLYATNFSNKNNSYSTSSGFYLTGNIYNGKHGESLVLYGLEKDKNDNAQKRTIVMHQAYYANKSFAKKYGRLGRSKGCLALPTDLNSKIINLISDGVVLYVHTNFDENKEYDFSKLLSKSF, from the coding sequence ATGAAATTGTTCAAATCTATTTTTATATTGATTTTTTATTTTATATTTTCTTTAACATTATTTGCAGAAGTAAAATTTTTAAATGATTTTAATCTAAATATCAAGAAAAAATTCTCTGATAGTGATATAAAGCTTATGTATACTGAATTATGTTTAAATGATAAAGTAAGTTTTTCATGTTTCAATAATGCAATGCATGGTTTAGAAAAAATAGAAGATTTAGAATTTTTTAATAATTCAAATGATAATCTTTTAGTAATAGTTGATTACACTAAACCTTCAACAGAAGAAAGATTATTTGTTATTGATTTAAGAAAAAAACAACTTCTTATATCAAGTCTTGTTACTCATGGTAGAGGAACAGGAGGTTTGTATGCAACAAATTTTTCTAATAAAAATAATTCATACTCAACTTCATCAGGTTTTTATTTAACAGGAAATATTTATAATGGAAAACATGGTGAGTCTCTTGTACTTTATGGATTAGAAAAAGATAAGAATGACAATGCTCAAAAAAGAACTATTGTTATGCATCAAGCATATTATGCTAATAAATCATTTGCAAAAAAATATGGTAGACTTGGAAGAAGTAAAGGTTGTCTTGCATTGCCAACAGATTTAAATTCTAAAATTATAAATTTAATTTCTGATGGAGTTGTATTGTATGTTCATACAAATTTTGATGAAAATAAAGAATATGATTTTTCAAAACTTTTATCTAAAAGCTTTTAG
- the cobU gene encoding bifunctional adenosylcobinamide kinase/adenosylcobinamide-phosphate guanylyltransferase, whose amino-acid sequence MGKIIFFTGGSRSGKSKFAEEYIYESHYKNKIYFATAIAFDEEMQDRIERHVKRRGNTWKTVEGYKNLVSLIKNDIDEADVILFDCVTNFVSNYMIMDREIDWDNVDLSLVHEIEDKIEEETINFLEFVKSKKCDCVFVTNEIGSGLVPDYPLGRYFRDICGRINQLIAKNSDEAYLAVSGIKVKIK is encoded by the coding sequence ATGGGAAAGATTATATTTTTTACTGGTGGAAGTAGAAGTGGAAAAAGTAAATTTGCTGAGGAGTATATTTATGAAAGCCACTATAAAAATAAAATTTACTTTGCAACTGCAATAGCTTTTGATGAGGAAATGCAAGATAGAATAGAAAGACATGTTAAAAGAAGAGGTAATACTTGGAAAACTGTTGAAGGTTACAAAAATCTTGTATCCCTTATTAAAAATGATATAGATGAAGCAGATGTTATATTATTTGATTGTGTCACAAATTTTGTTTCAAATTATATGATAATGGATAGAGAAATTGACTGGGACAATGTTGATTTATCTCTTGTACATGAAATTGAGGATAAAATTGAAGAAGAAACAATTAACTTTTTGGAATTTGTAAAATCAAAAAAATGTGATTGTGTATTTGTAACAAATGAGATTGGTTCAGGACTTGTGCCTGATTATCCTTTAGGTAGATATTTTAGAGATATATGTGGAAGAATTAATCAGCTTATTGCAAAAAATTCTGATGAAGCTTATTTAGCAGTTTCAGGAATAAAAGTAAAAATTAAATAG
- the cobS gene encoding adenosylcobinamide-GDP ribazoletransferase, with amino-acid sequence MKGFLLLLSFMTRIPMPKTEYDEEKLGKSMKYFPVVGIIIGFILLFFCIIFNFIFKNINYSAALPLMIIVIILTDLITTGGLHLDGLADTFDGIFSYRSKHKMLEIMKDSRLGSNGALALILYFLLKFVLLFSLIIESREGALYAVMTYPVVSRFCSVLSCASSPYARGSGMGKTFVDNTKICGLIVATVITFLYTVGIIFTPYILFSNYSLPVEFIIKIVFIIVVIIALLALFAYAFSKLIERKIGGITGDTLGALLEISGLVYIFLLLVIPSFFLG; translated from the coding sequence ATGAAGGGATTTTTATTACTTTTATCTTTTATGACAAGAATACCAATGCCAAAAACAGAATATGATGAGGAAAAACTTGGAAAATCTATGAAATATTTTCCAGTTGTAGGAATAATAATAGGGTTTATATTACTATTTTTTTGTATAATTTTTAATTTTATTTTTAAAAATATAAATTATTCTGCTGCTTTACCTTTAATGATTATTGTTATAATTTTAACTGATTTAATAACAACAGGAGGATTACATCTTGATGGTTTGGCAGATACTTTTGATGGAATTTTTAGTTATAGAAGTAAGCATAAAATGTTAGAAATTATGAAAGATTCTAGATTAGGTAGTAATGGAGCATTAGCCTTAATTTTATATTTCTTATTAAAATTTGTTTTACTTTTTTCATTAATAATAGAAAGTCGTGAAGGTGCTTTATATGCTGTTATGACTTATCCAGTTGTTTCAAGATTCTGTAGCGTTTTAAGTTGTGCTTCTTCTCCTTATGCAAGAGGAAGTGGAATGGGAAAAACTTTTGTAGATAATACAAAAATTTGTGGACTTATAGTTGCAACTGTTATAACATTTTTATACACAGTTGGAATAATATTTACACCTTATATACTTTTCAGTAATTATTCATTACCTGTAGAATTTATTATAAAAATTGTCTTTATAATAGTTGTTATTATTGCTTTATTAGCTCTATTTGCTTATGCTTTTTCAAAATTGATAGAGAGAAAAATTGGTGGTATAACTGGTGATACTTTAGGAGCATTACTTGAAATATCAGGTCTTGTATATATATTCTTACTTTTAGTTATTCCTTCTTTTTTCTTAGGTTAA
- a CDS encoding histidine phosphatase family protein, with protein sequence MGKLILVRHGQTEMNAQSLYFGKLNPPLNDLGISQAYQAKEKLLDIDYDIIYSSPLERAKQTAEICNYLDKEIIFDCNLEEINFGIFEGLTFKQISEKYPNEVKKMEEDWKSFNYVTGESPKEMFQRAVSFLKTLDFSKNNLIVAHWGIINCIISYFISGNLDSYWKFKIQNASIVIFEGNFEFSYLTKLD encoded by the coding sequence ATGGGTAAACTAATTTTAGTAAGACATGGTCAGACAGAAATGAATGCACAAAGTCTATATTTTGGTAAGTTAAATCCTCCTTTAAATGACTTAGGAATAAGTCAAGCTTATCAAGCAAAGGAAAAACTATTAGATATAGACTATGATATAATTTATTCCAGTCCTTTAGAAAGAGCAAAACAAACAGCAGAAATTTGTAACTATTTGGATAAGGAAATAATATTTGATTGCAATTTGGAAGAGATAAACTTTGGAATTTTTGAAGGTTTAACTTTTAAACAAATATCAGAAAAATATCCAAATGAAGTTAAGAAAATGGAAGAAGATTGGAAAAGTTTTAATTATGTTACAGGTGAAAGTCCAAAAGAAATGTTTCAAAGAGCAGTTTCATTTCTAAAAACTTTAGATTTTTCAAAAAATAACCTTATTGTTGCACATTGGGGAATAATAAATTGTATAATAAGTTATTTTATTTCTGGAAACTTAGATAGTTATTGGAAATTTAAAATACAAAATGCTTCTATTGTAATTTTTGAAGGAAATTTTGAGTTTAGTTATTTAACAAAATTAGATTAG
- the cobT gene encoding nicotinate-nucleotide--dimethylbenzimidazole phosphoribosyltransferase, producing MKDKNSLFSLINEIKPIDKEAIKKAQIELDRKMKPKDSLGVLEDICKKVAGIYGYPLKKLEKRCHIVVAADNGVIEEGVSSCPIEYTPIVSEAMLNQIACIGIFTKNLGIDLNVVDIGMKNDIKRDYPNLIHKKIRRGTSNFYKERAMSFNECLEAIFTGIDLINEKSKDYDIFSNGEMGIANTTTSSALLYSVTRKNIDEVVGRGGGLSDEGLNKKKKIIIEACERYNTFEMDAIEMLAAVGGFDLACILGMYIGAALNKKLMLVDGFISSVAALLACSLNKNVQDYLLFTHKSEEPGVNIILDYLKEKTFLNMNMRLGEGTGAVLAYPIIDCAIEMINTMKSPEEVYNLFYK from the coding sequence ATGAAAGATAAAAATTCTTTATTTAGCTTAATAAATGAAATAAAGCCTATTGATAAGGAGGCTATAAAAAAAGCCCAAATTGAACTTGATAGAAAAATGAAACCCAAGGATAGTTTAGGTGTTTTAGAAGATATTTGTAAAAAAGTTGCTGGAATTTATGGTTATCCCTTAAAAAAATTAGAAAAAAGATGTCATATTGTAGTTGCTGCTGATAATGGAGTTATTGAAGAAGGTGTTTCATCTTGTCCTATTGAATATACTCCAATAGTTTCTGAAGCAATGTTAAATCAAATAGCTTGTATAGGAATATTTACAAAAAATTTAGGCATAGATTTAAATGTTGTTGATATTGGTATGAAAAATGATATAAAAAGAGATTATCCTAACTTAATTCATAAAAAAATTAGAAGAGGAACAAGTAATTTTTATAAAGAAAGAGCTATGTCATTTAATGAATGTTTAGAAGCAATTTTTACTGGTATAGATTTAATCAATGAAAAGTCAAAAGATTATGATATATTTTCAAATGGTGAAATGGGTATAGCTAATACTACAACAAGTTCAGCACTTTTATATTCAGTAACAAGAAAGAATATTGATGAAGTTGTTGGCAGAGGTGGAGGACTTTCAGATGAAGGTCTAAATAAGAAGAAAAAAATTATAATTGAAGCTTGTGAAAGATATAATACTTTTGAAATGGATGCTATTGAAATGTTAGCAGCTGTTGGTGGCTTTGACTTAGCTTGTATTCTAGGAATGTATATAGGAGCTGCACTTAATAAAAAGCTAATGCTTGTTGATGGTTTTATCTCATCAGTTGCAGCATTATTAGCTTGCAGTTTAAATAAAAATGTTCAAGATTATTTATTATTTACTCACAAAAGTGAAGAACCAGGAGTTAATATAATCTTAGATTATTTAAAAGAAAAAACATTTTTAAATATGAATATGAGGTTGGGAGAAGGTACAGGAGCAGTTCTTGCTTATCCTATTATTGATTGTGCAATAGAAATGATAAATACTATGAAAAGTCCAGAAGAAGTCTATAATTTATTTTACAAATAG
- the radC gene encoding RadC family protein, which yields MNEKDSQGHRERIKEKFLKNGIDGFAEYEILELLLTYCIPRKDTKPIAKELLNKFKSLDNVFKADFDKLSAIDGLGKNSIAFLKLIGDLPSIIYKDELKNKKLIDKETLKISNKDILLKYLRNKIGYEEIEKFYVLYLSSSNEVIEFEENSVGTLDRSSVYPREIYKKIINLNAKSIILAHNHPSDNITPSKCDIELTNEIAKGLKNFGALLIEHIIITKNSYFSFLEEGLI from the coding sequence ATGAATGAAAAAGATAGTCAAGGACATAGAGAAAGAATTAAAGAAAAATTTTTAAAAAATGGAATTGATGGTTTTGCAGAATATGAAATCTTAGAATTATTACTTACTTATTGTATACCAAGAAAAGATACAAAACCAATAGCTAAAGAGCTTTTAAATAAATTTAAAAGTTTAGATAATGTATTCAAAGCAGATTTTGATAAATTATCTGCTATTGATGGCTTAGGAAAAAATAGTATAGCTTTTCTAAAATTAATAGGAGATTTACCAAGTATTATATATAAAGATGAATTAAAAAATAAAAAATTAATAGATAAAGAAACATTAAAAATTTCAAATAAAGATATTTTATTAAAATATTTAAGAAATAAAATAGGATATGAAGAAATAGAAAAATTTTATGTACTTTATTTATCAAGTTCTAATGAAGTAATAGAGTTTGAAGAAAATTCAGTTGGAACTTTGGATAGAAGCTCAGTCTATCCAAGAGAAATATATAAAAAAATTATTAATTTGAATGCTAAATCAATAATTTTAGCACATAATCACCCTTCAGACAATATTACTCCTTCCAAATGTGATATTGAGTTAACTAATGAAATAGCAAAGGGACTTAAAAATTTTGGAGCATTATTGATAGAGCATATAATAATAACAAAAAATTCCTATTTCAGTTTTTTGGAAGAAGGGTTAATATAA
- a CDS encoding PSP1 domain-containing protein: MENNIIDVMDVNTEVISTDPEKLHTVLIVTFETTKKRYYFEVLGNETFKKNDKVIVETIRGTELGIASNNPIQMKEKDLVLPIKPVLKLASEKEIETYNLQRKEADEAFIVCKEKIKKHQLEMKLITCEYTFDKSKLIFYFTANGRIDFRELVKDLAVLFKTRIELRQIGVRDEARILGNIGPCGKELCCKTFINKFDSVSVKMARDQGLVINPTKISGVCGRLLCCINYEYSQYEEALKDFPAVNQMVKTEIGEGKVVSISPLNNFLYVDVKDKGISRFDIKDIKFNKKEANILKNMKTQEEIENKILEKE, from the coding sequence ATGGAAAATAATATTATAGATGTTATGGATGTTAATACAGAAGTTATAAGTACAGATCCAGAGAAATTACATACAGTCTTAATTGTTACCTTTGAAACAACTAAAAAAAGGTATTATTTTGAAGTACTTGGAAATGAAACATTTAAGAAAAATGATAAGGTAATAGTAGAAACTATTAGAGGTACAGAATTAGGAATTGCCTCAAATAATCCTATACAAATGAAAGAAAAGGATTTAGTTCTACCTATAAAACCTGTTTTAAAATTAGCAAGTGAAAAAGAAATTGAAACATATAATTTACAAAGAAAAGAAGCTGATGAAGCATTTATTGTTTGTAAAGAAAAAATTAAAAAACATCAACTTGAGATGAAACTTATCACTTGTGAATATACTTTTGATAAATCAAAATTAATTTTTTATTTTACTGCTAATGGTAGAATAGATTTTAGAGAACTTGTAAAAGATTTAGCAGTTCTTTTTAAAACTAGAATAGAATTAAGACAAATAGGGGTCAGAGATGAAGCTAGAATTTTAGGCAATATAGGTCCTTGTGGAAAAGAATTATGTTGTAAAACTTTTATAAATAAATTTGACTCTGTTTCTGTTAAAATGGCAAGAGATCAAGGGCTTGTAATTAATCCTACAAAAATATCAGGAGTTTGTGGAAGACTTTTATGTTGTATAAACTATGAATATAGTCAGTATGAAGAAGCACTTAAAGATTTTCCTGCTGTTAATCAAATGGTAAAAACTGAGATAGGAGAAGGAAAGGTTGTAAGTATAAGTCCTCTTAATAATTTTCTTTATGTTGATGTCAAGGACAAAGGTATTTCAAGATTTGACATTAAAGATATTAAATTCAATAAAAAAGAAGCAAATATCTTAAAAAATATGAAAACACAAGAAGAAATAGAAAATAAAATTTTAGAGAAAGAGTAA
- a CDS encoding tRNA1(Val) (adenine(37)-N6)-methyltransferase — MLKDDEIIEKLNEKFKIIQKVSGYKYGEDTILLFKLFQDSLNKKNIKLLDIGTGNGILPILLSDNKFLTELIGIDIQKENIDRANKALELNKIEKNIQFECIDIREYKNSNYFDIIISNPPYMDDNGKKINENEHRAISRHEIKLNLSEFISNAKRLLKPIGSLYFIHRTHRLVEIIKNLDKNNFSIKKIIFIYSAKNNKSSMMFIEAIKGKKVKLEIENYYI, encoded by the coding sequence ATGCTAAAAGATGATGAAATTATAGAAAAATTAAATGAAAAATTTAAGATAATTCAAAAAGTTAGTGGCTATAAATATGGAGAAGACACTATATTACTTTTTAAATTATTTCAAGACTCTTTAAATAAAAAAAATATTAAATTATTAGATATAGGGACTGGAAATGGTATATTACCAATACTTTTATCTGATAATAAATTCTTAACTGAACTTATTGGTATTGATATACAAAAAGAAAATATTGATAGAGCTAATAAGGCATTGGAATTAAATAAAATAGAAAAGAATATTCAATTTGAGTGTATTGATATTAGAGAATATAAAAATTCAAATTATTTTGATATTATAATTTCTAATCCTCCATATATGGATGATAATGGAAAAAAAATTAATGAGAATGAGCATAGAGCTATATCTAGGCATGAGATAAAATTAAATTTAAGTGAATTTATTTCTAATGCTAAAAGGCTTTTAAAACCTATTGGTTCATTATATTTTATTCATAGGACTCATAGATTAGTAGAAATAATAAAAAACTTAGATAAAAATAATTTTTCTATAAAAAAAATAATCTTTATTTATTCAGCTAAAAATAATAAATCTAGTATGATGTTTATTGAAGCTATTAAAGGAAAAAAAGTAAAGTTAGAAATTGAAAATTATTATATATAA
- a CDS encoding NAD(P)H-dependent glycerol-3-phosphate dehydrogenase: protein MAKISVIGSGGWGIALAILLHKNGHNLTIWSFDKKEVEELKETKQNKAKLPNIFISNDIEVTNDLKEAVSDKDILVLAVPSKAIRSVSKSLKNIIKDNQIIVNVAKGLEEDTLKTMTDIIEEELKEKNSQVAVLSGPSHAEEVGKGIPTTCVVSAHNKELTLYLQNIFMNPSFRVYTSPDMIGVEIGGALKNVIALAAGIADGLNYGDNTKAALITRGIKEISTLGVAMGGEQSTFYGLTGLGDLIVTCASMHSRNRRAGILLGQGKTLDEAIKEVNMVVEGVYSAKSALMAAKKYNVEIPIIEQVNAVLFENKNAAEAVNELMIRDKKLEIQSW from the coding sequence ATGGCAAAAATATCAGTTATTGGTTCAGGGGGCTGGGGAATAGCATTAGCTATTTTACTACATAAAAATGGGCATAACTTGACAATATGGTCTTTTGATAAAAAAGAAGTGGAGGAATTAAAGGAAACTAAGCAAAATAAAGCTAAATTACCAAATATATTTATTTCAAATGATATAGAAGTAACAAATGATTTAAAAGAAGCAGTTAGTGATAAAGATATTTTAGTTCTTGCAGTTCCTTCAAAGGCAATAAGATCTGTATCAAAATCTTTAAAAAATATTATTAAAGATAATCAAATTATTGTTAATGTTGCAAAAGGTTTAGAAGAAGATACATTAAAAACTATGACAGATATTATAGAGGAAGAACTAAAAGAAAAAAATTCTCAGGTAGCAGTTTTGTCAGGCCCTAGCCATGCGGAAGAAGTTGGTAAAGGAATACCAACTACCTGTGTTGTATCAGCTCATAATAAAGAACTTACATTATATTTACAAAATATTTTTATGAATCCTAGCTTTAGAGTCTATACAAGTCCTGATATGATAGGAGTAGAAATTGGAGGAGCTTTAAAAAATGTTATTGCTCTTGCTGCAGGAATAGCTGATGGCTTAAACTATGGAGATAATACAAAAGCAGCTCTTATAACTCGTGGAATAAAAGAAATTTCAACACTGGGTGTTGCTATGGGTGGAGAGCAATCTACATTTTATGGATTAACTGGCTTAGGAGATTTAATTGTTACTTGTGCAAGTATGCATAGTAGAAATAGAAGAGCAGGAATTTTGTTAGGGCAAGGAAAAACACTAGATGAAGCTATAAAAGAAGTTAATATGGTAGTGGAAGGTGTTTATAGTGCCAAATCTGCTTTAATGGCTGCTAAAAAATATAATGTAGAAATCCCAATAATTGAACAAGTTAATGCTGTTTTATTTGAGAATAAAAATGCAGCAGAAGCTGTTAATGAACTTATGATAAGAGATAAAAAATTAGAAATACAATCTTGGTAG
- a CDS encoding ABC transporter ATP-binding protein, which yields MSEKMPMDKKILVSKSISKKYNEKLILDNINFEMFSGEILGLLGPSGIGKTTLLNILVGLEKETSGEIINYHNNKIGYVFQEDRLLNWLTLFENIKLIKEDIDEKIIWENLSLIGLKDYYNYFPKELSGGMRQRGSIARALTFAGDIMLFDEPFKSLDIKLRFELLDLMRKLKEEKNTSILFVTHDIEEALYICDRILILKGQPANISNEINLSNKRKENKLSLQDEVELKREILNSLYEN from the coding sequence GTGTCTGAAAAAATGCCAATGGATAAGAAAATTTTGGTATCAAAGTCTATTAGCAAAAAATATAATGAAAAATTAATTTTAGATAATATTAATTTTGAAATGTTTTCAGGTGAAATTTTAGGTTTACTTGGACCTTCTGGAATAGGAAAAACAACCCTTTTAAATATTTTGGTTGGTTTAGAGAAAGAAACAAGTGGAGAAATAATAAACTATCATAATAATAAAATAGGTTATGTTTTTCAGGAAGATAGGCTTTTAAATTGGTTAACATTATTTGAAAATATAAAGTTAATTAAAGAAGATATTGATGAAAAAATAATTTGGGAAAATTTATCTTTGATAGGTTTAAAAGACTACTATAATTATTTTCCAAAAGAGTTAAGTGGTGGAATGAGACAAAGAGGTTCTATTGCAAGAGCATTAACTTTCGCTGGAGATATAATGCTTTTTGATGAACCTTTTAAGTCACTTGATATAAAGTTAAGATTTGAGCTATTGGATTTAATGAGAAAATTAAAAGAAGAAAAAAATACAAGTATACTTTTTGTAACTCATGATATAGAAGAAGCATTATATATATGTGATAGGATTTTAATTTTAAAAGGACAACCTGCTAATATTTCAAATGAAATAAATTTATCTAATAAAAGAAAAGAAAATAAATTATCTCTTCAAGATGAAGTTGAATTAAAAAGAGAAATTTTAAATTCTTTATATGAAAACTAA
- a CDS encoding ABC transporter permease — protein MKIFTLTNKILSFLLIILFWFILSKIYPPIVVPSVSQVWESIKGILLDTTLLKEILTTIIRLFIGFSFGLIFSIIFSLIITRSKLLGDIFYPIIEFLQVVPPISWLILAILWLGLNGKPAILIVSISIFCIMTISLVNSINNIDKKLLEVADVFHLTKFKKWKYIIVPSLYPAFETALIVCLGTGVKLVVMAEVLTIDSGIGGQITNARINIETEMVIAWSVIIVGIYFILGGIVKCLKKCQWIRKFWYQSLLAKNIMKN, from the coding sequence ATGAAAATCTTTACCTTAACAAATAAAATATTAAGTTTTTTACTTATTATTCTATTTTGGTTTATATTAAGTAAAATATATCCACCTATTGTAGTTCCAAGTGTGAGCCAAGTTTGGGAAAGTATTAAAGGGATTCTTTTAGATACAACATTACTAAAAGAGATTTTAACAACAATTATTAGATTATTCATTGGTTTTAGTTTTGGTTTAATATTTTCTATAATTTTTAGTCTTATTATAACTCGTTCAAAACTTTTAGGAGATATTTTTTACCCAATAATTGAATTTTTACAAGTAGTACCACCAATAAGTTGGTTAATTTTAGCTATACTATGGTTAGGTTTAAATGGAAAACCAGCTATTTTAATTGTTTCAATTTCTATATTTTGTATTATGACTATATCTCTAGTAAACTCAATAAATAATATAGATAAAAAATTGCTAGAAGTGGCAGATGTTTTTCATTTAACAAAGTTTAAAAAATGGAAATATATTATAGTTCCTTCACTTTATCCAGCATTTGAAACAGCTCTTATAGTATGTCTTGGAACAGGAGTAAAACTTGTAGTTATGGCAGAAGTGTTAACAATAGATAGTGGGATTGGTGGGCAAATAACTAATGCAAGGATAAATATAGAGACAGAAATGGTAATTGCTTGGTCAGTTATAATAGTAGGAATTTATTTTATTTTGGGAGGTATAGTAAAGTGTCTGAAAAAATGCCAATGGATAAGAAAATTTTGGTATCAAAGTCTATTAGCAAAAAATATAATGAAAAATTAA
- a CDS encoding ABC transporter substrate-binding protein, with the protein MKMFKSLFFSLFLILSIALFGAEKTIYVGAPKAPPVLPVLRMIETNALGKDYKIDIKVWNSPEILIAMVQGKEAQFFAFPLTVVSKLYNKGLNVKLMNVNTWGVASFISKDPSVKSWKDLKGKTIYIGLKSSPPDVYTHYFLDKEGLKEKTDYNVIYANKAEILNLVISGKADNAVTIEPDTTAVLSKNKNFKIIANFEEEWQKYKGDKSSIPTAGFGVIGEVAEKDPELVKKFNEEYAKALQWVKENPEEAGKLAKEKLGMDAEVIKKSIPKMGLNFVHAQDAKKTLNEYYKIMKDYDPKNIGGKVPDENLYLNK; encoded by the coding sequence ATGAAAATGTTTAAAAGTTTGTTTTTTAGTTTGTTTTTAATATTAAGTATAGCCCTATTTGGAGCTGAGAAAACTATCTATGTTGGAGCACCAAAAGCACCACCAGTTTTACCTGTTCTTAGAATGATAGAAACAAACGCCTTAGGAAAAGATTATAAAATAGATATTAAAGTATGGAATAGTCCTGAAATTTTAATAGCTATGGTACAAGGTAAAGAAGCACAATTTTTCGCATTTCCTTTAACTGTGGTTTCAAAATTATATAATAAAGGTTTAAATGTAAAATTAATGAATGTTAATACTTGGGGAGTAGCCTCTTTTATAAGTAAAGATCCTTCAGTAAAAAGTTGGAAAGATTTAAAGGGTAAAACTATTTATATAGGATTAAAGTCTTCTCCACCTGATGTTTATACACATTATTTTTTAGATAAAGAAGGTCTAAAAGAAAAGACAGACTATAATGTTATTTATGCAAATAAAGCAGAAATTTTAAATTTAGTGATTAGTGGAAAAGCTGATAATGCTGTTACAATAGAGCCAGATACAACAGCTGTTTTATCTAAAAATAAAAATTTTAAAATAATAGCTAATTTTGAAGAAGAATGGCAAAAGTATAAAGGGGATAAGAGTTCAATACCTACTGCTGGTTTTGGAGTTATTGGGGAAGTTGCAGAAAAAGACCCTGAATTAGTTAAGAAATTTAATGAAGAATATGCAAAAGCTTTACAATGGGTAAAAGAAAATCCAGAAGAAGCTGGAAAGCTTGCAAAAGAAAAATTAGGAATGGATGCAGAAGTTATTAAAAAATCTATACCAAAAATGGGATTAAATTTTGTTCATGCACAAGATGCTAAAAAAACTTTAAATGAATATTATAAAATTATGAAAGATTATGATCCAAAAAATATTGGAGGAAAAGTTCCAGATGAAAATCTTTACCTTAACAAATAA